The following proteins are encoded in a genomic region of Glycine soja cultivar W05 chromosome 17, ASM419377v2, whole genome shotgun sequence:
- the LOC114393736 gene encoding probable WRKY transcription factor 15, whose amino-acid sequence MAVDLMTTGYTRNDNISSFTTKAEENAVQEAASGLESVEKLIRLLSQTQAQAQAHHQFNNNNSSSNEIAIAMDCKAVADVAVSKFQKVISLLGRTRTGHARFRRAPLPNQHQHTQPPSEPPVLHATPLHQIPPPSLHQIPKTEKHLNDSSSKTLHFSYPSAVTSFVSSLTGDAADNKQPSPAATTTTSHFQITSLSHVSSAGKPPLSSSSFKRKCSSENLGSGKCGSSSSRCHCSKKRKMRLKRVVRVPAISLKMADIPPDDYSWRKYGQKPIKGSPHPRGYYKCSSVRGCPARKHVERALDDPAMLVVTYEGEHNHTVSAADATNLILESS is encoded by the exons ATGGCCGTGGACCTCATGACGACCGGTTACACCCGAAACGACAACATCAGTAGTTTCACAACCAAAGCCGAGGAAAATGCCGTCCAAGAAGCCGCTTCTGGTCTAGAGAGCGTCGAGAAGCTCATCAGACTCCTCTCCCAAacccaagcccaagcccaagcccaccatcaattcaacaacaacaatagctcTAGTAATGAAATCGCCATCGCCATGGACTGCAAAGCCGTCGCTGACGTGGCAGTCTCCAAGTTCCAGAAGGTCATTTCCCTCCTCGGCCGAACCCGTACCGGCCACGCCAGGTTCCGACGCGCCCCTCTCCCCAACCAACACCAACACACCCAACCTCCCTCCGAACCGCCCGTTCTCCACGCTACCCCGCTGCACCAGATCCCACCTCCCTCCCTTCACCAAATCCCCAAAACCGAGAAACACCTCAACGATTCATCGTCTAAGACGCTTCATTTCTCATACCCCTCCGCCGTTACTTCCTTCGTCTCCTCCCTCACCGGCGACGCCGCCGACAACAAACAACCATCCCCGGCGGCCACGACCACGACCTCCCACTTTCAGATCACGAGCCTCTCTCACGTGTCGTCCGCGGGGAAGCCTCCGCTTTCGTCTTCCTCTTTCAAGAGAAAGTGCAGCTCTGAGAATTTAGGTTCTGGAAAGTGCGGTAGCTCCTCTAGCCGCTGTCATTGTTCCAAAAAGAG GAAAATGAGGTTGAAGAGGGTAGTGAGGGTACCAGCTATAAGCTTGAAGATGGCTGATATTCCACCAGATGATTATTCTTGGAGGAAATATGGACAGAAACCAATTAAAGGATCGCCTCATCCAAG GGGTTACTACAAGTGCAGTAGTGTGAGAGGGTGTCCAGCGCGAAAACATGTGGAAAGAGCTTTGGATGATCCAGCTATGCTGGTGGTAACATACGAGGGAGAGCACAATCACACTGTCTCTGCTGCCGATGCTACTAATCTCATTCTAGAATCGTCTTGA
- the LOC114392253 gene encoding tRNA-dihydrouridine(16/17) synthase [NAD(P)(+)]-like has translation MKPKHKPYSFLPLTRHFRALQSCPLMAQTPTSLDAEHPAAADQHVGFPARSLSGESWAERAWAHWAKLGRPRFIVAPMVDNSELPFRMLCRKYGAQGAYTPMLHSRIFTETEKYRNEEFTTCKEDRPLFVQFCANDPDVLLAAARKVEPFCDYVDINLGCPQRIAKRGYYGAFLMDNLPLVKSLVEKLAVNLQVPVSCKIRLFPNLEDTLKYARMLEEAGCMLLAVHGRTRDEKDGKKFRADWNAIRAVKNAVRIPVLANGNIRHMDDVRDCLEETGVEGVLSAETLLENPALFDGFRTAEWVSESEGTNLDGKLDQADLLIEYLKLCEKYPVPWRMIRSHVHKLLGDWFSLQPHIREELNKQSKLTFEFLYDMVDRLRSTGTRIPLYKNTEVEHTAGSYPD, from the exons ATGAAACCAAAACATAAACCCTACTCCTTCCTCCCTCTCACCCGACACTTTCGCGCGCTACAATCTTGTCCCCTCATGGCCCAAACCCCAACTTCTCTCGATGCAGAGCACCCCGCCGCCGCCGACCAGCACGTGGGCTTTCCGGCCCGGAGCCTGAGCGGAGAGTCTTGGGCGGAGCGGGCGTGGGCCCACTGGGCCAAGCTGGGCCGGCCCAGGTTCATAGTGGCCCCGATGGTCGACAACTCGGAGCTGCCGTTTCGCATGCTGTGCCGCAAGTACGGTGCCCAGGGCGCGTACACGCCAATGCTCCATTCCCGCATTTTCACCGAGACCGAAAAGTACAGAAACGAAGAATTCACCACTTGCAAG GAGGATCGACCGTTATTTGTTCAGTTCTGTGCCAACGATCCAGATGTGTTGTTGGCAGCTGCACGCAAGGTGGAGCCTTTTTGCGATTATGTTGATATTAATCTTGG gTGTCCTCAGCGCATTGCTAAACGGGGATACTATGGCGCCTTCTTGATGGATAACCTTCCTCTGGTGAAATCTCTGGTAGAAAAATTGGCTGTTAACCTTCAGGTTCCTGTTTCATGCAAGATTAGGCTCTTTCCAAATTTAGAGGACACTTTGAAGTATGCTAGGATGCTTGAGGAGGCTGGTTGTATGCTTTTAGCTGTTCATGGCAGGACAAGAGATGAGAAGGATGGGAAGAAATTTCGAGCAGACTGGAACGCTATCAGGGCCGTGAAGAATGCAGTCAGAATCCCTGTCCTTGCGAATGGGAACATAAGGCATATGGATGATGTTAGAGACTGCTTGGAAGAGACTGGTGTTGAAGGGGTGCTTTCTGCCGAGACACTGCTTGAAAATCCAGCTCTCTTTGATGGATTTCGAACCGCCGAATGGGTGTCTGAAAGTGAAGGAACCAATCTGGATGGAAAACTGGACCAGGCAGATCTGCTAATAGAATATTTGAAGCTTTGTGAAAAATATCCCGTGCCGTGGAGAATGATTCGTTCTCATGTTCATAAATTGTTGGGAGACTGGTTCAGCCTTCAGCCTCACATCAGGGAGGAACTTAACAAACAATCTAAACTGACTTTTGAGTTTCTTTATGACATGGTGGATCGACTTAGGAGTACAGGTACTAGAATTCCACTTTACAAAAATACTGAAGTGGAACATACAGCAGGCAGTTACCCAGATTAA